In Vigna unguiculata cultivar IT97K-499-35 chromosome 3, ASM411807v1, whole genome shotgun sequence, a single genomic region encodes these proteins:
- the LOC114175599 gene encoding dihydrolipoyl dehydrogenase 1, chloroplastic-like: protein MQSSLSLSFSATSSSAAAAVSRSRQSSHFPEVTPLNLRFCGLRREAFDSGLSASLNRRHSHLPRSSHSAAVSAALSTNGSPPKSFDYDLLIIGAGVGGHGAALHAVEKGLKTAIVEGDVVGGTCVNRGCVPSKALLAVSGRMRELKSDHHLKSFGLQVSAAGYDRQGVADHANNLASKIRNNLTNSMKALGVDILTGFGTILGPQKVKVGSSNKVVTAKNIIIATGSVPFVPKGIEVDGKTVITSDHALKLESVPDWIAIVGSGYIGLEFSDVYTALGSEVTFVEALDQLMPGFDPEISKLAQRVLINPRNIDYHTGVFATKITPARDGKPVSIELIDAKTKEPKETLEVDAALIATGRAPFTQNLGLENIDVVTQRGFVPVDERMRVIDANGKLVPHLFCIGDANGKMMLAHAASAQGISVVEQVTGRDHVLNHLSIPAACFTHPEISMVGLTEPQAREKGEKEGFEVSVAKTSFKANTKALAENEGEGLAKLIYRPDNGEILGVHIFGLHAADLIHEASNAIALGTRIQDIKFAVHAHPTLSEVLDELFKSAKVKAQASSPVSEPVAV, encoded by the exons ATGCAATCCTCGCTTTCACTCTCGTTCTCTGCCACCTCCTcctccgccgccgccgccgtcTCCAGATCACGCCAGTCCTCCCACTTCCCCGAAGTCACGCCTCTCAATCTTCGCTTCTGCGGCTTGCGGCGTGAGGCATTTGATTCAGGTCTCTCTGCTTCTCTCAACCGCCGCCACTCCCACCTCCCTCGCAGCTCTCACTCCGCCGCAGTATCGGCCGCTCTCTCCACCAATGGCAGCCCTCCCAAGTCGTTTGACTACGATTTGCTCATTATCGGCGCCGGCGTTGGTGGCCACGGCGCCGCGCTTCATGCCGTCGAGAAG GGTTTGAAAACCGCAATCGTGGAAGGAGATGTGGTGGGAGGGACATGTGTGAACAGAGGATGTGTTCCTTCAAAAGCTCTTTTGGCAGTGAGTGGTCGTATGCGAGAACTAAAGAGCGATCATCACTTGAAGTCCTTTGGCTTACAG gTATCTGCGGCTGGGTATGACAGACAAGGAGTCGCTGATCATGCTAATAATCTTGCTTCGAAAATTCGTAACAATTTGACCAACTCAATGAAAGCGCTTGGAGTAGACATCCTTACTGGTTTTGGAACTATATTG GGTCCTCAAAAGGTGAAAGTTGGCTCTTCAAACAAAGTAGTGACCGCTAAAAATATCATCATTGCTACCGGGTCTGTTCCTTTTGTACCGAAGGGCATTGAAGTTGATG GGAAGACTGTGATTACCAGTGACCATGCACTCAAACTGGAGTCTGTTCCTGATTGGATAGCAATTGTAGGAAGTGGGTATATTGGCCTTGAATTCAGTGATGTGTATACAGCACTTGGAAGTGAG GTTACTTTTGTAGAGGCTTTAGATCAACTTATGCCTGGATTTGAtcctgaaattagcaagttggCTCAGAGGGTCCTTATAAATCCCCGGAATATTGATTATCATACTGGAGTTTTCGCAACGAAG ATCACACCTGCAAGGGATGGAAAACCTGTCTCGATTGAACTTATTGATGCCAAAACTAAGGAGCCAAAGGAGACTTTAGAG GTGGATGCTGCACTAATAGCAACTGGCAGGGCCCCATTCACACAAAATCTTGGATTGGAGAAT ATTGATGTCGTAACACAGCGTGGCTTTGTTCCCGTGGATGAGCGCATGCGTGTAATTGATGCAAATGGCAAACTG GTGCCGCATTTATTCTGCATTGGTGATGCAAATGGCAAGATGATGCTTGCTCATGCTGCCAGTGCGCAAGGAATTTCAG TGGTTGAACAAGTTACTGGAAGAGATCATGTGCTGAATCATTTAAGCATCCCAGCTGCTTGTTTCACTCATCCAGAAATAAGCATGGTTGGGTTAACAGAG CCTCAAGCAAGGGAGAAAGGTGAAAAAGAGGGGTTTGAAGTAAGTGTTGCCAAAACAAGTTTTAAAGCAAACACAAAGGCCCTAGCAGAAAACGAAGGAGAGGGACTTGCCAag TTGATATACAGGCCTGACAATGGAGAGATACTGGGAGTTCATATTTTTGGTTTGCATGCAGCAGATCTCATCCATGAAGCATCCAATGCTATAGCATTAGGTACACGTATTCAG GACATAAAATTTGCAGTTCATGCACATCCAACTTTATCCGAGGTTCTTGATGAACTATTCAAATCAGCTAAG GTTAAAGCACAAGCTTCTAGCCCAGTAAGTGAACCAGTTGCAGTCTAA